In Leptotrichia sp. oral taxon 221, the DNA window GAGAACCATTTGACAATCCAGTAACAGTTGGAAGAATGTATATGTTGAAATTACACCACTTGGTAGAAGATAAAATGCATGCGAGAGCTATTGGACCATATTCATTAGTAACTCAACAACCATTAGGAGGAAAAGCGCAATTTGGTGGACAAAGATTGGGAGAAATGGAAGTTTGGGCATTAGAAGCTTATGGAGCATCTAATATCTTACAAGAAATGTTAACTGTTAAATCAGATGATATTAGTGGAAGAACTAAGACATATGAATCAATTGTAAAAGGTCAACCTATGCCTGAAGCTGATGCACCTGAATCATTTAGAGTATTAATTAAAGAATTCCAATCATTAGGATTAGATGTGACTCTTTATGATAAAGAGGGAGGAAGAATTAAATTAGATAAAAATATCGAAGGATAAGTTGAAATTTGATTAGTAAAAAAGTTAGATCAAAATAATAAAGAATACATTTATATAAAATTAATTAGGAGCTGATAAAGTCTGTTAAATATCATAAATTGTTTATAAAATTAATGATAGGAAGGAGTTTTATCGGCTTCAGAAATATATTATTGATTAAATAAATTTTTCCCACTTTTAGAAAAAAGTGGAAATTAAGTATTGAGGAGGCTCTTAACGAATGAGTATAAGAGATTTTGATAGTATTCAAATAAAATTAGCGTCACCTGAAAAGATTTTAGAGTGGTCTTATGGTGAAATAACAAAAGCAGAAACTATAAATTATAGAACATTAAAACCTGAAATGGACGGGTTATTTTGTGAAAAAATATTTGGACCATCAAAAGATTATGAATGTTCTTGTGGTAAATATAAAAGAATGAGATATCAAGGTGTGGTTTGTGAAAAATGTGGTGTTGAAGTTACAACGGCTAAAGTAAGAAGAGAAAGAATGGGTCACATTAAATTGGCTACACCGATTGCTCATATTTGGTATTCAAAAGGAACACCTAATAGAATGGGTCTTTTGTTAGGAATTAGTACAAAAGAATTGGAATCAGTGTTATATTTTTCAAGATATATAGTAACTGATAAAGGTGAAACAGAGCTTGAAAAAGGAAAAATTTTGACTGATAGAGAATATAGATTATATCAAAGTCAATATAAAAATGGATTTACTGCTAAAATGGGAGCAGAAGGAATCTTGAAATTGCTAGAAGAAATTGATTTACATGAATTAGAAAAAAAATTAGAATTAGAAATGGATACAGAAACTTCTTCACAAAAGAGAAAAAAAGTAATTAAAAGATTAAAAATTGTAAGAGATTTGATAGTAGCAAATAATAGACCTGAATGGATGATTTTAACTGTATTGCCAGTTATTCCTGCTGATTTGAGACCAATGGTTCAATTAGATGGTGGAAGATTTGCAACTTCTGATTTAAATGATTTGTATAGAAGAGTAATTAATAGAAATATTAGACTTAAAAAATTGATGTCAATTAATGCACCAGAAATTGTAATAAAAAATGAGAAAAGAATGTTGCAAGAAGCTGTGGATGCTTTAATTGATAATGGTAGAAGAGGAAAACCAGTTGTTACTCAAAATAATAGAGAATTAAAATCATTGTCAGATATGTTAAAAGGGAAACAAGGTAGATTTAGACAAAACTTATTAGGAAAAAGGGTTGATTATTCAGGAAGATCGGTTATCGTAGTAGGACCTAGCTTGAAAATGAATCAATGTGGGTTACCTAAAAAAATGGCATTGGAATTATATAAACCATTCTTAATGAGAGAATTAGTTAAAAGAGAATTAGCTTCAAATATTAAAGTTGCTAAAAAAATGGTTGAAGAAGAAGATGAAAATGTATGGGAATTGATTGAAGAAATTATTAAAAATCATCCAGTTCTATTAAACCGTGCCCCAACATTACATAGATTGTCAATTCAAGCATTTGAACCAATTTTAATTGAAGGGAAAGCTATTAGATTACATCCGTTAGTATGTTCTGCATTTAATGCGGATTTCGATGGTGACCAAATGGCAGTTCACTTGGTATTATCACAAGAAGCACAAATGGAAGCAAAATTATTAATGTTGGCAACAAATAATATTATTGCACCTTCAAGTGGTAAACCAATTGCAGTACCTTCGCAAGATATGGTAATGGGATGTTACTACATGACTAAAGAAAGAAAAGGCGAAAAAGGAGAAGGGAAATCATTCTCTAGTAAAAATCAATTAATAACAGCGTATCAAATTAAAGAAATTGGAACGCACGCTATTGTGAATGTAAGAATTGATGGAGAAATGGTAAAAACTACTCCAGGAAGATTAATGTTTAATTTACTTTTACCTAAAGAAGTAAGATCTTATGACAAAACTTTTGGTAAAAAAGAATTGGCAACATTAATAGCTGAATTATATAAAAGATATGGATTTGAGAAAACAGCTGAATTAATAGATAAATTGAAAAACTTTGGATTCCATTACGGAACATTGGCGGGAATTACAGTTGGAATAGAAGATTTGGAAATTCCTGAAAGTAAAAAAGCAATATTAGAAAAAGCTGAAAAAGATGTAGCGGAAATTGAAGAACAATATAAAGCTGGAGATATTATCGATGAGGAAAGATATAGAAAAACAGTAAGTATTTGGTCTGAAGCTACAAATAAAGTAACAGCTGAAATGATGGGAAATCTTGATGAATTTAATCCAGTATTCATGATGGCAAACTCAGGAGCCAGAGGATCAGTTGCACAAATGAGACAATTAGGTGGAATGCGTGGATTGATGGCAGATACGCAAGGTAGAATCATTGAGGTACCAATTAAAGCGAACTTTAGAGAAGGGTTGAATATTTTGGAATTCTTCATGTCATCACATGGAGCTAGAAAAGGATTGGCGGATACGGCATTAAGAACAGCCGATTCAGGATATTTGACTCGTAGATTGGTTGACGTTTCACATGAAGTTATTGTAAACCATGATGATTGTGGAAGTACTGGTGGAATTTTAGTTTCTGATTTGGTTGAAGCTGGGGAAGTAATTGAAAAATTATCAGAAAGAATTTATGGAAGATACTTATCTGAAGATTTAGTTTGTAATGGAGAAGTTATTGCTCCAAAAAATACTTTAGTAAAAGATGAGTTAATTAAGAAAATTGAAGAATTAGATATAAGAGAAGTAAGTATCAGATCTCCATTAACTTGTAAATTGGAAAAAGGTGTATGTAAAAAATGTTATGGATTAGACTTATCTAATCATAAAGAAATTTTAAAAGGGGAAGCAGTTGGAGTTATTGCAGCACAATCAATTGGGGAACCTGGTACACAGTTGACAATGCGTACATTCCATACAGGTGGAGTAGCAACAGCAGCTTCTGTTCAATCAGATTATAAAGCTGATATTGATGGAGTAGTTGAATTAAAAGGTATCGAAACATTAATTGATGATAAAGGTGAAGAATTAGTAGTTTCACAAACAGGAAGAGTAATTATAGGAACACATAGATATGAAATCCCATCTGGATCTATTTTAAAAGTAAAACAAGGTGAGAAAGTTAAAAAAGGACAAGTTTTAGTTGAATTTGATCCATATCAAGTACCTATTATTACATCTGAAGAAGGAAGAGCAGAATTTAGAGATATCTACGTAAGAGAAAATCCAGATATTAAATATGGAGTTACTGAAAAAATTGCGATAAAACCAATTGAAAGTAATGATGTAAACCCTAGAATTATTATTTATAATGATGATAATAAAAAAGTTGCTGAATATAATATTCCTTATAACGCTTATTTGATGATAAATGAAGGAGATCACGTTAAAAAAGGACAAATTATTACAAAAATCTTGAAAACTGGTGAAGGGAACAAAGATATTACTGGAGGTCTTCCTAGGGTACAAGAATTGTTTGAAGCTAGAAATCCAAAAGGGAAAGCAACATTATCAGAAGTGTCTGGTAGGGTAGTATTCTCAGATAAAAAGAAAAAAGGTATGAGATTGATACTTATTGAAGATCCAGAAACAGGAGAATTAATTAGAGAGTATACAGTTCCAGTTGGGGAACATTTAGTTGTTACTAATGAAATGATTATTGAAAAAGGTGCTAAAATAACTGATGGACCTGTATCACCACATGATATCTTGAAAATTAAAGGATTGGTAGCGGCACAACAATTTATACTTGAATCAGTGCAACAAGTGTATAGAGAACAAGGAGTTTCGGTAAATGATAAACATATTGAAATTATCGTAAAACAAATGTTCCAAAAAATTAAGATTAAAGAACCTGGAGATTCATTATTCTTAGAAGAAGAATTAATCGATAAGAAAATTGTTGATAAAGAAAATGAAATCTTAATTTCAAAAGGTAAAAAACCAGCAACATATGAACCGGTAATTCAAGGTATTACTAAAGCAGCTGTAAATACAGAAAGCTTTATATCAGCATCTTCATTCCAAGAAACTACAAAAGTGCTTGCTAATGCAGCAGTTGAAGGAAAAATTGATAAGTTAGAAGGATTGAAAGAAAATGTAATTATAGGTAAGAAAATACCTGGAGGAACAGGATTTAAAGATTACAAATATTTAGATGCAACTTTGAAAAGTGATTTAGAAGCTGAGGCTGAAGCTGAAAAAATGGCGGCTGAATTATTAGAAAAAGAAAGTGAAGAAACCGAAGAAGTAGTTGAAACTACAGAAGAGTAAAAATAATAAAGTGAACAGGGAGATTTATAAAATAAATTTCCCTATTCATGTTAAAAATGAAGATTTCTAATAATAGGAGGCTAAGTTATGAAAAAAGGTAAGCTTGTGATAGTTTCTGGTCCAAGTGGTTCTGGGAAATCGACCGTAACAAAAATTGTAAAAGATAGATTAAATATACCGTTATCAATATCTGCAACTACAAGGCAGCCAAGAGTTGGAGAAGTTGATGGAAAAGACTATTATTTTTTAACGACTGAAGAATTTGAAAATAAAATAAAAAATGATGAATTTTACGAATATGCAAATGTTCATGGAAATTATTACGGTACTTTGAAAAAGGTAGTGGAAGATAATTTAGACAAAGGATTGAATGTCATTTTGGAAATTGATGTTCAAGGAGCATTAATTGCAAAAGAAAAGAAAAAAGATGCAGTATTAGTATTTTTCAAAACTGAAAATATGGAAATTCTTGAAAATAGATTGAGAAATAGAAAAACAGATTCAGAAGAAGTGATAAAGACTCGTTTAGAGAATGCATTGAAAGAGTTGGAATATCAACCAAAATATGATTATACAATAATAAATGTTGATATAGAAAAATCATGTGAAAAACTTATTAATATTATTAATGAGTAGAGGAGAAATAATGAAAAGAAAAAAAATAACAATAGATGAATTATTAGAAAAAATGCCTAATAAATATGAATTGGCTATTATTTCTGGGAAAATTGCAAAAAAAGAATTTATGAAGGGTTGTAATAAATCTGAAATAATGGACAATGTTTTTGATGACATAATGAATGATGAAGTTGTAGTTATTAATGAAGAAACTATAAAAGATGATGAATAAAAATCGATAAATAATTAAATTTTCAAATCTATAATTAAAAAATTTTAAGACTTGCTGTCCCTAAAATTCTAATTTTATTAAATAAAGAAAATTAATTATATAAAAAATAGATATTTGATTAAAGATTTATTTGATTAATGAATAAATAAAAAAATAATATACTAGAATTTTCCAATAAAATATTTGAGGAATTGTTTTTTTGTAAATTTGTGGTATAATTAAGATTAGAGGATAAGAATTATAAATTTAAATTGACTTGAGTATATATCTTATAAAATTTATGAAATATGTTGCCATTAATTAGAAATTTTAATCAGAGAAAGGGAGGGGAGATTTTTATAAAAAATTGAATTTTATAAAAATTCTAAAACATGAAATACCAGAAAGAAGAGATTGAAAAGTTTATTGAAGCTTTGGATATAGTTGAAGTTATAGGCGAGTATGTAAATTTAAAAAAGGTAGGTTCGAACTATAAGGGGCTTTCTCCTTTTAAAGATGAGAGGACGCCGTCGTTTGTAGTTAGTCCAGTAAAAGGAATTTTTAAAGATTTTAGTACAGGAATTGGTGGAAATGCTGTAAGTTTTTATATGAAGATAAATGACTTGAGCTTTATTGAAGCTGTGGAGGAACTAGCTCAAAAATATAATATTCCATTAAGTGCTAATAAAAATTATCAAATGTATTATAAAAAAGACTTTGAAGTTTATTATAGCATTATGGAAGAAGCTTTGTCTTTTTTTAAAGAGAATATAAAAAAATCAGAAAAAGCTATAAAATATATGGATGAGAGAGGTTTTTTTACAGAAGATATAGAAATTTATGAAATAGGATTTTCGCTAAATGGTAAGGATAGCTTGTTTAAGTATTTGATAGAAAAAGGATACAACGAGAAGGATATTTTAGATTTAAATTTAGCAAAAACTAATTACGAGGGAGAAATTTTTGATACTTTTAGAAATAGAATAATGTTCCCAATTTACAATAGTTCTAAGAGAGTTGTTGCATTTGGAGGAAGAATAATTGATGAGAGCATTTCTAAGAGGGCACCAAAATATTTGAACTCTTCTGATACGAAAATTTTTACTAAAGGTATAGAACTTTTTGGACTAAAAGAAAAAGCTAGGATTATAAAAGAAAAAGGCTACGCAATCCTTATGGAAGGGTATTTAGATGTTTTAAGAGCTTATAAAAATGGTTTTTTTAATTCTGTTGCAAGTTTGGGGACAGCTTTTACAAAACAACAGGCTATGTTAATAAAAAGATATACAGAAAATGTTGTTATATCATATGATAACGATGAAGCTGGAAAAGAAGCTGTAACAAAGGCTGGAATGATTTTGCAGGAAAATGGTTTTAAAATTAAGTGCATCGTTATGGGGGATAATGTAAAAGAAAAAGATCCAGATGAGTTTATGAAAGCTCACGGAAAAGAAGGATTTGTAAGAGCATTAAAGGAATCAAAAGATTTTTTTGATTTTTTGTATGTAAAGTATACGAAGAATTTAGATTTGAATGACAGATTAACCAAAAGAAATGTAGTACAACAATTTAAGCAATATTTTAAAATATTGCCAGAAATTGATAAAGTTTTTTATGCAGAAAAATTAGCTGAAAGACTTAATATAAAAGAAGAAGTTATATTAAGAGAATATGATTTTTCAGGGACTTTTAGAGAAGAAGAAAATATTTCTTCAGAAAATAGAGAGAAAAATTATAATAAAAAAAATAAAGAAAAAATCAATAAATATAGTAAAATTCAAGAAGAAACGATAAAAAAAGTAGAAAATAAACTTATGGGGAATTTTCTTTATGAAGAATTAGAAAAGAGTACTTTAAAATATTTATTGAAATATTATTTTGACAAAAATGGAAAATGTGATAAATTGATGAACAAGAAATTTACTACTTCAAGATATGTAAAAATATTTGAAAATTTAAAAGAATTTGATTTTAATTTTAAAAAGATTCAAATAGAATTGGAAAAAGAGGAAGTAGAGAAATTAAACAAAGTTCGGCTTGATGAGTTAAAGTTATTAAAAAAAGAGATTATAAGCATTGAGATGGATGTTGGAATAATGATTGATGATAGGGATAGATATTTTAGAGAAATTTATACGAGCTGGATAAAAAGAATTATAAAAAATAGAATTGAAGAATTAAAAGAGAAAAAAGAAACTTTGAAAGAGGAAATTGAAAAGTTAGAATTACAAGGCTTAAATTCAGAAGATTCGAAATATCGGGAGTATAAAGTAAAGTTAGGGAAAGTACTAGAAAAACAGGTTAAATATCGAATGTTGGGATTGAAGTGCAGTCCTGATAAGTTAAATGATGAAGTTATCAATGAAATAGAAACAGAAATAAATATTAATGAATTCAATTATATCAATTAAGGAGACAAAGTTATGTCTGAAAAAAAGGGAACGTTAAAAAATAGTCTCACCAATTTTATAAAACAAGCAAGAGAGCAGAAAGTAGCTAGTTACGAAGAAATCAATGAAATTTTATCTGTAGGTTTTTCCACTGATAAAATTGATCAATTTATAAAAAAATTAACAGATGACGGTGTTCAAATAGTTGATACTATTAAAGAAAAAGAAATGTTGTTAAAAGTACCTGATTCCTTAGAAGAAATAGAAAAATTAGAATTGAATGATTTTGAAGAAGATGCTCATGATAAATTTGTTGAAAGTGAAATTGATGAAACAGAAGTAGATAAATTATTAAAAGCAGATTTAATGAAAATGGCTGAAAGCATGGATGTAGATGAGCCAATAAAAATGTACTTAAGAGAAATTGGTCAAATACCTTTGTTAAGTTACGAAGAAGAAATTGAGTATGCGCAAAGAGTTTTAGAAGGCGATGAAGAAGCTAAACAAAAATTGATCGAATCAAATTTAAGATTAGTTGTAAGTATTGCAAAAAAACATACTAATAGAGGTTTGAAAATGCTTGATTTAATTCAAGAAGGAAATATGGGATTGATGAAAGCTGTTGAAAAATTTGAGTATGAAAAAGGATTTAAGTTTTCAACATATGCAACTTGGTGGATAAGACAGGCGATTACACGTGCGATTGCAGATCAAGGAAGAACGATAAGAATACCAGTTCATATGATTGAGACAATAAATAAAATTAAAAAGGAAAGCAGAATAATTTTACAAGAAACTGGAAAAGAACCGACTGCAGAAGAATTGGCTGTAAAATTGGAAATACCAGTAGATAAAGTGAAAAATATTTTGGAAATGAATCAAGATCCGATTTCGCTTGAAACACCAGTAGGTAGTGAAGAAGACAGTGAATTAGGTGATTTTGTTGAGGATGATAAATTTGCAAATCCATATGATGCAACAACAAGGGTATTGTTGAAGGAACAATTAGATGAAGTATTGAAAACATTGAATGAAAGAGAAGAAAAAGTTTTAAGATACAGATATGGTCTTGATGATGGTTCGCAAAAAACATTGGAAGAAGTAGGAAAAATCTTTAATGTTACAAGAGAGCGTATTAGACAAATTGAAGTTAAGGCTTTGAGAAAATTGAGACATCCAAGTAGAAGAAAAAAATTAGAGGATTATAGGAGCTAAGTGGATAACTAGCTCCTTTGTCTTCATTAGGGAAAATTTGTTGGAAAAAAAGAGGTAAGTATGATAAAGAGAATAATGGAAGATATTAGAAAAAAGGGAAATTATAGTTTTGAAAAAATAATAGAGCAAAATAGTTTGTCAGATGATGATTTTTTTGAACTTTTAAAGATGATTCATTTGGAAAATATTCCTGAAGTAAGAACATCTGTGGATGGACAAGATTTTATAATGCTTGAGAATGAGAATTTTTATGTAGAAGAAAAAGATACAATTAAATATTATTTGGAAGAAATTAAAGAAAAATATGAAGATTTAAAAGATAAAATTGATGATAATGATATAGAGTTGATTGATAAATATTTAAAAGTTGCAGTTAAGGAAAGTTTGTTGTATTCAAAATATGGATTTTCATTTTTGGATACAGTTCAAGAGGCTACGTTAGGTGTTTTGTCTAGCTTTAATTATTATGATCAAATAAAAGAAATCACGAAAACTCCAGAAGAATTTATAAAAAATTTTGCAATAAAATATATTTTAGAGTTTCAAAAAAACATGTTAAAAGATATTAAATCTTCAGAATTATCGTATATTTTGTATTTGAAAGTAAAATTGGATAAGGAAATGGGGCATTCAATTGATGAAATATGTAAACAAATGAATGTGACAAAAGAGTATATTCATGATTTGGAAAATTTATTTGAAAATGTTGAATTGGAAGAATTAATTCAAAGTGAGGAAATATTTAAGAAGGCTGATAAAATTACTCAAATGTATATTTTGGAAAATATACCGAAAAAGCTGAATTATATTGATGAGAGAATTCTAGTTATGACGTATGGATTAGAAGATAAAGTTTATGATGAAAAAGAAATTTCAAAGGCTTTAAATATTTCTAAACATAACGTTAATATTTTGAAGGAGAAGGCATTGAGTAAATTATCAATTGATTTGTTACAAAATGATTTTACGAGTGCTAGTGAAGAAATGGATTATACCGTAAATTAATAACGGATACAAAAATGTATTGAAGATGAAGGAGAACGAGATGAGATTAAGGGATATAATAGGAGAGTTGGAAACTTTGTATCATCCTAAAATTGCGGAAGATTGGGACAATGTTGGGTTATTAGTTGGAGATGAAAATAGAGATATTAATAAAATGTTGTTTTGTTTAGATTTGACGGAGAAAGCTGTAGATGAAGCTGTTGAAAAAGGAGTGGACTTGATAATTTCACATCATCCAGCGATTTTTTCAGGAATGAAAAGAATAACAACTGAAAATCTTCAAGGAAGAAAAGTTTTAAAATTAATAGAAAATAAAATAGCAGTGTATTCGATACATACAAATTGTGATTTTGCAGCGAATGGATTGAATGATTTTGTATTTGAGAAATTAGAATTGAATGGAAATGTAGAAATTGTTAATCAATATGAATTTGATGAATATAATTTTAGAAAGAATAGAATCGATAGAATTCGTGGAGGATCTGTGAGAATAAAAACTTTAGATCATGAGATTACTTTACAAGTTTTAGTTGAAAAAATAAAATATCATTTAGGATTAGATTATGTGAGATTTGTTGGAGATAAAAATCGTAAGATTAGAAGAATCGGACTTGTAACTGGTGGAGGAAGTTCGTTTATGCATGATATTAAAGATAGAATTGATGTATTTTTGACAGGAGATTTGCGACATCATGAATCGCTTGATGCTTTAGAAGAAGGCGGATTATTGGTAGATATAGGGCATTATGAAAGTGAGTATTTATTTGCGGATTTAATGGAACGAGAAATATCTAGATTTTTTGATGGAGAAATGATTAAATATTTTGGTGAAGAAGTATTTCAATTAGGATAATTTTTTCTTCACTTTTTATACAAAAAATGTTAAAATAAACAAAGAGGTTTTGGAGTTAATCGCTTGAAGAAATTTAAGAGGAAAGTCTGGACTTCATAGGGTAAGAGAGGCAGTTAACGACTGCTGAGAGTAATCTTAAGGAAAGTGCCACAGAAAAAGAAACCGCCTAAAATTTTTGGGTAAGGGTGAAAAGGTGGTGTAAGAGACCACCAGTAGTTTAAGAGATTAAATTAGCTTGGTAAACCCCTCTTGAAGCAAGAATAAGTAGAGAGCAGTTAAGAGGCGACCCGTCTTTGCTCGAAGGGTAATTCGCTAAAATTGATAAGTAATTATCAATTTAGATAAATGATTAACTAATACAAAATCCGGCTTACACCAAGACCTCATAAAAGCTCAAGGGAAATTCTTTGAGTTTATTTTTTTATAAAATCAAGAAAATTTGTAATAAAAAATTTAAAAATAACATTTGTAGTATCCAAAAATGAGTGAGGAGATAAAAATGGAAAGAGTAGCATTAATAATGGCTGGGGGTAGTGGAACAAGATTTTGGCCATTGTCAACAACATCAAGACCGAAGCAATTTTTAGATTTGGTATCAGAGAAAACAATGATAAGGGAAACAGTAGATAGGATTTCTAGGATAGTTCCGAGCGAAAAAATATTTATTGCAACAAATATTTCTTATTTTGAGATAATCAAAAAAGAGTTGCCAGAGATTTCAGAAAAAAATATTATTTTTGAGCCAATGGCTAGAGATACGGCGGCTTGTATTGGTTATGCAGCTGAAATTATTAAAAAGTTTTATGAAGATAGTGTAATGGCTGTGTTGCCGTCAGATCATTTGATTAGAAAAGAAGAAGAATTTTTAAGTTATTTGGAATTTGCATTTGAAAAGGCAGAAAAAGATAGAATTATAACGCTTGGAATAAAACCTTCTTATCCAGAAACTGGATATGGATACATTGAATATATTGATAAGAAAAAAAACCATCATGATGAAATGGAGATTTATAAAGTAAAACGATTTAGAGAAAAACCGAATAAAGAACTTGCTGAAAGATATATAGAACAAGGAAATTATTTGTGGAATAGTGGAATGTTCGTTTGGAAATCAGAATTTATTTTGCATGAGATTAAGAAATATATGGAAACTCATAAAATTGTTTTGGAAGAAATTGAAAATTTATTAGGAAAAATTGATTTGAATGAAATTTATGGGAAAAAGCTGAGCGATTATGTAAGTAGTGTGTTTAAAAAATTTGAGAAAATATCAATTGATTTTGGAGTAATGGAGCATACACGATCGGTTTCAGTGATTCCAGCAGATATTGATTGGAACGATGTTGGAAGTTTTAAATCATTGGAAGAAGTGTTTCCAAAAGATGAAAATAATAATATTATAAAATCTGAAAAATATGAAGAGATTGAGTCAGAAGGAAATATTATAATTAATAAAGAAAATAAAAAAATTATTGCGACAATTGGGGTAGAAGACATTGTCATCGTTAATACTGAGGATGCCTTACTTGTTTGTCATAAAGATAAAAGTCAGGAAATTAAGAAAATTTTGGATAAAATAGAGAAAAAATAGTTATTGAAAGATAATTTTTGAAAGGAGAAAACATTTGTAAAGTTCATAAATAAAGGGATAAATCAGTTTTTTGGAATTTATGAAAAGAGCATTTGTTTAGAAAAATGGATATTATTAGAGAAGGACAATCGATTTTTGATTTGGAAATAGAGGAGTTGGAAAAGGTTAAGAAAAAAATGGATTCTAGCTTTGAAAAACTTGTTAATGAAATTTATTCGATGGGAGAAAATAAAGTAGTTGTTACTGGTATTGGGAAATCGGGACATATTGGAAGAAAAATATCAGCGACTTTGGCTTCGACTGGGACTTCTTCGATTTTTATGAATGCAGCAGAGGCATTGCATGGAGATTTGGGAATGATAAGTAAAGGTGATATCGTGATAGCAATTTCAAATAGTGGAAATTCAGACGAAATTTTGACTATCTTGAATCCGATAAAAAAAATAGGTGCAAAAATAGTTGCGTTTACTGGAAACGAAGAATCGACTTTAGCTAAATATTCGGAAATTGTCATAAATATTGGTGTCGAAAAAGAAGCTAGTATAATTGGTGTGGCACCAATGAGTTCGACGACAGCAACTTTGGTAATGGGAGATGCGTTAGCAGCGGTTTTGATAAGAATGAAGGATTTTAAAGAAAGTGATTTTGCTAAGTATCATCCAGGTGGAAGTTTAGGGAAAAGATTACTTTTGACGGTTAAAGATATAATGCATAGTGGTGATGAATTACCAGTTGTTACAAAAGATGAAAATATTGAAAATGTACTGATGATTTTGACTAAGAAGAAAATGGGAGCAGTTTGTATAACTGATACGGGGAAAGAAAATGGAAAATTGAAAGGAATTATAACTGAGGGAGATATTAGAAGAGCTTTGGCTCATAAGGATGAGTTTTTTAGTTATAAAGCGAAAGACATAATGATACAAAATCCGATTTCTATTGATGTTGAAGCGATGGCATTAAATGCACTAAATTTGATGGAAAAAAGAGAAAGCCAGATAAGTGTGCTGCCTGTTGTGGAAAATGAAAAATTAGTTGGAATAATTAGACTTCATGATTTAGTTGGATTAAAATAGTGAGGAGAAAAGATGAATAATAAAAATTTAGTAAAAGGAACAATGGTGTATTCACTCTCAACTATAGTAACAAAATTGGGATCATTGATATTTTTGCCAATTATAACTAGACTATTGACAAAAGAGGAATTTGGAATAGTTGGGACATTAGGTCCGATTGCAACATTGTTTGCGGTTATTTTGGGACTTGGTCTTTATAATGCACAAATGAAAAAGTATATCGAATTGAAAGATAACGAAGAAGAGCTAGGAAGT includes these proteins:
- the dnaG gene encoding DNA primase; translation: MKYQKEEIEKFIEALDIVEVIGEYVNLKKVGSNYKGLSPFKDERTPSFVVSPVKGIFKDFSTGIGGNAVSFYMKINDLSFIEAVEELAQKYNIPLSANKNYQMYYKKDFEVYYSIMEEALSFFKENIKKSEKAIKYMDERGFFTEDIEIYEIGFSLNGKDSLFKYLIEKGYNEKDILDLNLAKTNYEGEIFDTFRNRIMFPIYNSSKRVVAFGGRIIDESISKRAPKYLNSSDTKIFTKGIELFGLKEKARIIKEKGYAILMEGYLDVLRAYKNGFFNSVASLGTAFTKQQAMLIKRYTENVVISYDNDEAGKEAVTKAGMILQENGFKIKCIVMGDNVKEKDPDEFMKAHGKEGFVRALKESKDFFDFLYVKYTKNLDLNDRLTKRNVVQQFKQYFKILPEIDKVFYAEKLAERLNIKEEVILREYDFSGTFREEENISSENREKNYNKKNKEKINKYSKIQEETIKKVENKLMGNFLYEELEKSTLKYLLKYYFDKNGKCDKLMNKKFTTSRYVKIFENLKEFDFNFKKIQIELEKEEVEKLNKVRLDELKLLKKEIISIEMDVGIMIDDRDRYFREIYTSWIKRIIKNRIEELKEKKETLKEEIEKLELQGLNSEDSKYREYKVKLGKVLEKQVKYRMLGLKCSPDKLNDEVINEIETEININEFNYIN
- the rpoD gene encoding RNA polymerase sigma factor RpoD; this encodes MSEKKGTLKNSLTNFIKQAREQKVASYEEINEILSVGFSTDKIDQFIKKLTDDGVQIVDTIKEKEMLLKVPDSLEEIEKLELNDFEEDAHDKFVESEIDETEVDKLLKADLMKMAESMDVDEPIKMYLREIGQIPLLSYEEEIEYAQRVLEGDEEAKQKLIESNLRLVVSIAKKHTNRGLKMLDLIQEGNMGLMKAVEKFEYEKGFKFSTYATWWIRQAITRAIADQGRTIRIPVHMIETINKIKKESRIILQETGKEPTAEELAVKLEIPVDKVKNILEMNQDPISLETPVGSEEDSELGDFVEDDKFANPYDATTRVLLKEQLDEVLKTLNEREEKVLRYRYGLDDGSQKTLEEVGKIFNVTRERIRQIEVKALRKLRHPSRRKKLEDYRS
- a CDS encoding RNA polymerase subunit sigma, translated to MIKRIMEDIRKKGNYSFEKIIEQNSLSDDDFFELLKMIHLENIPEVRTSVDGQDFIMLENENFYVEEKDTIKYYLEEIKEKYEDLKDKIDDNDIELIDKYLKVAVKESLLYSKYGFSFLDTVQEATLGVLSSFNYYDQIKEITKTPEEFIKNFAIKYILEFQKNMLKDIKSSELSYILYLKVKLDKEMGHSIDEICKQMNVTKEYIHDLENLFENVELEELIQSEEIFKKADKITQMYILENIPKKLNYIDERILVMTYGLEDKVYDEKEISKALNISKHNVNILKEKALSKLSIDLLQNDFTSASEEMDYTVN
- a CDS encoding Nif3-like dinuclear metal center hexameric protein, yielding MRLRDIIGELETLYHPKIAEDWDNVGLLVGDENRDINKMLFCLDLTEKAVDEAVEKGVDLIISHHPAIFSGMKRITTENLQGRKVLKLIENKIAVYSIHTNCDFAANGLNDFVFEKLELNGNVEIVNQYEFDEYNFRKNRIDRIRGGSVRIKTLDHEITLQVLVEKIKYHLGLDYVRFVGDKNRKIRRIGLVTGGGSSFMHDIKDRIDVFLTGDLRHHESLDALEEGGLLVDIGHYESEYLFADLMEREISRFFDGEMIKYFGEEVFQLG
- a CDS encoding mannose-1-phosphate guanylyltransferase; this translates as MERVALIMAGGSGTRFWPLSTTSRPKQFLDLVSEKTMIRETVDRISRIVPSEKIFIATNISYFEIIKKELPEISEKNIIFEPMARDTAACIGYAAEIIKKFYEDSVMAVLPSDHLIRKEEEFLSYLEFAFEKAEKDRIITLGIKPSYPETGYGYIEYIDKKKNHHDEMEIYKVKRFREKPNKELAERYIEQGNYLWNSGMFVWKSEFILHEIKKYMETHKIVLEEIENLLGKIDLNEIYGKKLSDYVSSVFKKFEKISIDFGVMEHTRSVSVIPADIDWNDVGSFKSLEEVFPKDENNNIIKSEKYEEIESEGNIIINKENKKIIATIGVEDIVIVNTEDALLVCHKDKSQEIKKILDKIEKK